A window from Chiroxiphia lanceolata isolate bChiLan1 chromosome 3, bChiLan1.pri, whole genome shotgun sequence encodes these proteins:
- the CEP68 gene encoding centrosomal protein of 68 kDa isoform X4, translating to MRARGSVSSCRRSSILMAVDVGKSLSEASLSGNAEDDGSWDCTEVEVDSPELTDSLHRLSGAEEAKPSPQGMDVAMSRHGHLATGVTQGDSSYHPAVSSASAHGFFRARANLSEKETLICRGAAGGDVPPRVSHWSLSSEEQQVKPSGCWDPASSPPSRRSSAEENILPDSCHAAPVGHRRQTLGAQSSSPSTPELLQPQTPPSPGSALRSRSMLSFSALSSGKSGLSEEPSGSLPASMDVPSPAATMATMATRDLWCRQGAAEGRALQAPFLDCRATVERIREVSSYQSDYWACAIPDSLPPSPDRCSPHWNPNKEYEDLLDYAYPLKPRYKLGRMPEPVLHDSGVGLDSFSASPEGTLRSTSIYGPRGGQAQGSRENGRWELVASAERFSTPGPGESGCSGARLFYEPSPIAKASFARSTSSRPSRGFVKDVRMESGGPSSPGHPAQVDGRSWCSRGSPFPNFTGQAKSTARFLPITGVLPLRKEWEGDEEFLSLPPRLQELERLAHFLSNLSVTVRTPRHDHHNLPRHRQPLSSGLAPFGEASGRDKRGNTEGYAGRWQPCSSRKPSWENTESCGWIHRDPLRGLHLPTGLRDTLDGMYRNEPRVRGHPMKSQQSESLVQCVKVFCCQLEELIRWLYDVADVTGSWVPPSPDAGSVTASLHRYLEFRKDVANHRSLTESVLERGEALLDCMASNSPALKDTLGLIAKQSEELESHAEHLYKSILAAVGPVQGKDEVEHEGDAAQSCPVELETQVFQECQPLTAG from the exons CTGCACCGGCTCTCAGGGGCAGAGGAAGCCAAGCCCAGCCCGCAAGGGATGGATGTGGCAATGAGCAGACACGGTCACTTGGCCACTGGTGTCACTCAGGGAGACTCCAGCTACCACCCAGCAGTGTCTTCAGCATCTGCACATGGATTTTTCAGAGCAAGAGCAAACCTTTCAGAGAAAGAGACGCTGATTTGTcgaggtgctgctggtggtgatgTGCCTCCTCGTGTCAGCCACTGGTCCCTCTCCTCAGAAGAGCAGCAG GTGAAGCCATCGGGCTGTTGGGATCCGGcatccagccctcccagccggcgcagctctgcagaggagaacATCCTTCCTGACAGCTGCCACGCCGCCCCTGTTGGCCATCGGAGACAAACTCTGGGAGCCCAATCCTCATCTCCCTCCaccccagagctcctgcagccccaaaccccccccagcccagggagcgCCCTGCGGAGCCGCTCCATGTTGAGCTTCTCCGCTCTGTCTTCGGGAAAGAGCGGCCTCTCCGAGGAGCCGTCGGGAAGCTTGCCAGCCAGCATGGAtgtcccttctccagcagccACCATGGCCACCATGGCCACCAGGGACCTGTGGTGCcgacagggagcagcagaaggcagggccctGCAGGCGCCTTTCCTCGATTGCCGCGCCACCGTGGAGCGCATCCGGGAGGTCTCCTCCTACCAGTCCGATTACTGGGCCTGTGCCATCCCGGATTCCTTACCCCCGTCTCCAGACCGTTGCTCGCCCCACTGGAACCCCAACAAAGAATATGAGGACTTGCTGGATTATGCTTATCCGCTGAAGCCGAGGTACAAGCTGGGAAGGATGCCAGAGCCTGTCCTCCATGACTCAGGAGTCGGCCTGGacagcttttctgcttctcctgagGGCACGCTGAGGTCCACCAGCATCTACGGCCCCCGAGGTGGGCAGGCtcagggaagcagagaaaatggaCGTTGGGAATTGGTGGCCTCTGCAGAGAGATTCTCCACCCCAGGGCCTGGAGAAAGCGGCTGCTCGGGAGCCAGATTGTTCTATGAACCTTCACCTATTGCCAAAGCATCCTTTGCAAGAAGCACTTCCTCTCGTCCTTCCAGAGGTTTTGTTAAGGATGTAAGGATGGAGTCAGGTGGGCCAAGTTCACCTGGGCACCCTGCCCAGGTGGATGGGAGGAGCTGGTGTTCCAGAGGGAGCCCTTTCCCAAACTTCACAGGGCAGGCAAAAAGCACTGCTAGGTTTTTACCTATCACAGGTGTGCTCCCCCTGAGAAAGGAGTGGGAAGGggatgaagaatttctttccctgcctccaagactgcaggagctggaaaggCTGGCTCATTTTCTGTCCAATCTTTCCGTAACTGTAAGGACGCCCAGGCATGACCACCATAACCTGCCACGTCACAGGCAGCCCCTTTCATCTGGGCTGGCTCCTTTTGGAGAAGCAAGTGGCAGGGACAAAAGAGGGAACACTGAGGGTTATGCTGGGCGgtggcagccctgcagctctcGAAAGCccagctgggaaaacacagaatcGTGTGGCTGGATCCATAGGGATCCCCTCCGGGGCCTTCATCTACCGACCGGTCTCAGGGACACGTTGGATGGGATGTACCGAAATGAGCCACGGGTCAGGGGACATCCAATGAAGAGCCAGCAGAGCGAGTCCCTTGTCCAGTGTGTCAAG GTGTTTTGCTgccagctggaggagctgatcCGTTGGCTGTACGACGTGGCCGATGTCACCGGCAGCTGGGTGCCCCCCTCGCCGGATGCCGGGAGCGTGACAGCATCGCTGCACCGCTACCTG gagttcaggaaggatgtggCCAACCACCGGAGCCTGACAGAGAGCGtgctggagaggggagaagcTCTCCTGGACTGCATGGCATCAAATTCCCCGG ctctgaaagACACGCTGGGTTTGATTGCAAAGCAGTCAGAAGAGCTGGAAAGCCACGCAGAGCACCTGTACAAGTCCATTCTTGCTGCTGtgggtcctgtgcagggcaaggACGAGGTGGAGCACGAGGGAGATGCAGCACAAAGCTGCCCTGTGG AACTGGAGACACAAGTGTTTCAGGAGTGTCAGCCTCTCACAGCAGGATAA
- the CEP68 gene encoding centrosomal protein of 68 kDa isoform X2, producing MRGASRAQALSGIPQRARGSVSSCRRSSILMAVDVGKSLSEASLSGNAEDDGSWDCTEVEVDSPELTDSLHRLSGAEEAKPSPQGMDVAMSRHGHLATGVTQGDSSYHPAVSSASAHGFFRARANLSEKETLICRGAAGGDVPPRVSHWSLSSEEQQVKPSGCWDPASSPPSRRSSAEENILPDSCHAAPVGHRRQTLGAQSSSPSTPELLQPQTPPSPGSALRSRSMLSFSALSSGKSGLSEEPSGSLPASMDVPSPAATMATMATRDLWCRQGAAEGRALQAPFLDCRATVERIREVSSYQSDYWACAIPDSLPPSPDRCSPHWNPNKEYEDLLDYAYPLKPRYKLGRMPEPVLHDSGVGLDSFSASPEGTLRSTSIYGPRGGQAQGSRENGRWELVASAERFSTPGPGESGCSGARLFYEPSPIAKASFARSTSSRPSRGFVKDVRMESGGPSSPGHPAQVDGRSWCSRGSPFPNFTGQAKSTARFLPITGVLPLRKEWEGDEEFLSLPPRLQELERLAHFLSNLSVTVRTPRHDHHNLPRHRQPLSSGLAPFGEASGRDKRGNTEGYAGRWQPCSSRKPSWENTESCGWIHRDPLRGLHLPTGLRDTLDGMYRNEPRVRGHPMKSQQSESLVQCVKVFCCQLEELIRWLYDVADVTGSWVPPSPDAGSVTASLHRYLEFRKDVANHRSLTESVLERGEALLDCMASNSPALKDTLGLIAKQSEELESHAEHLYKSILAAVGPVQGKDEVEHEGDAAQSCPVELETQVFQECQPLTAG from the exons CTGCACCGGCTCTCAGGGGCAGAGGAAGCCAAGCCCAGCCCGCAAGGGATGGATGTGGCAATGAGCAGACACGGTCACTTGGCCACTGGTGTCACTCAGGGAGACTCCAGCTACCACCCAGCAGTGTCTTCAGCATCTGCACATGGATTTTTCAGAGCAAGAGCAAACCTTTCAGAGAAAGAGACGCTGATTTGTcgaggtgctgctggtggtgatgTGCCTCCTCGTGTCAGCCACTGGTCCCTCTCCTCAGAAGAGCAGCAG GTGAAGCCATCGGGCTGTTGGGATCCGGcatccagccctcccagccggcgcagctctgcagaggagaacATCCTTCCTGACAGCTGCCACGCCGCCCCTGTTGGCCATCGGAGACAAACTCTGGGAGCCCAATCCTCATCTCCCTCCaccccagagctcctgcagccccaaaccccccccagcccagggagcgCCCTGCGGAGCCGCTCCATGTTGAGCTTCTCCGCTCTGTCTTCGGGAAAGAGCGGCCTCTCCGAGGAGCCGTCGGGAAGCTTGCCAGCCAGCATGGAtgtcccttctccagcagccACCATGGCCACCATGGCCACCAGGGACCTGTGGTGCcgacagggagcagcagaaggcagggccctGCAGGCGCCTTTCCTCGATTGCCGCGCCACCGTGGAGCGCATCCGGGAGGTCTCCTCCTACCAGTCCGATTACTGGGCCTGTGCCATCCCGGATTCCTTACCCCCGTCTCCAGACCGTTGCTCGCCCCACTGGAACCCCAACAAAGAATATGAGGACTTGCTGGATTATGCTTATCCGCTGAAGCCGAGGTACAAGCTGGGAAGGATGCCAGAGCCTGTCCTCCATGACTCAGGAGTCGGCCTGGacagcttttctgcttctcctgagGGCACGCTGAGGTCCACCAGCATCTACGGCCCCCGAGGTGGGCAGGCtcagggaagcagagaaaatggaCGTTGGGAATTGGTGGCCTCTGCAGAGAGATTCTCCACCCCAGGGCCTGGAGAAAGCGGCTGCTCGGGAGCCAGATTGTTCTATGAACCTTCACCTATTGCCAAAGCATCCTTTGCAAGAAGCACTTCCTCTCGTCCTTCCAGAGGTTTTGTTAAGGATGTAAGGATGGAGTCAGGTGGGCCAAGTTCACCTGGGCACCCTGCCCAGGTGGATGGGAGGAGCTGGTGTTCCAGAGGGAGCCCTTTCCCAAACTTCACAGGGCAGGCAAAAAGCACTGCTAGGTTTTTACCTATCACAGGTGTGCTCCCCCTGAGAAAGGAGTGGGAAGGggatgaagaatttctttccctgcctccaagactgcaggagctggaaaggCTGGCTCATTTTCTGTCCAATCTTTCCGTAACTGTAAGGACGCCCAGGCATGACCACCATAACCTGCCACGTCACAGGCAGCCCCTTTCATCTGGGCTGGCTCCTTTTGGAGAAGCAAGTGGCAGGGACAAAAGAGGGAACACTGAGGGTTATGCTGGGCGgtggcagccctgcagctctcGAAAGCccagctgggaaaacacagaatcGTGTGGCTGGATCCATAGGGATCCCCTCCGGGGCCTTCATCTACCGACCGGTCTCAGGGACACGTTGGATGGGATGTACCGAAATGAGCCACGGGTCAGGGGACATCCAATGAAGAGCCAGCAGAGCGAGTCCCTTGTCCAGTGTGTCAAG GTGTTTTGCTgccagctggaggagctgatcCGTTGGCTGTACGACGTGGCCGATGTCACCGGCAGCTGGGTGCCCCCCTCGCCGGATGCCGGGAGCGTGACAGCATCGCTGCACCGCTACCTG gagttcaggaaggatgtggCCAACCACCGGAGCCTGACAGAGAGCGtgctggagaggggagaagcTCTCCTGGACTGCATGGCATCAAATTCCCCGG ctctgaaagACACGCTGGGTTTGATTGCAAAGCAGTCAGAAGAGCTGGAAAGCCACGCAGAGCACCTGTACAAGTCCATTCTTGCTGCTGtgggtcctgtgcagggcaaggACGAGGTGGAGCACGAGGGAGATGCAGCACAAAGCTGCCCTGTGG AACTGGAGACACAAGTGTTTCAGGAGTGTCAGCCTCTCACAGCAGGATAA
- the CEP68 gene encoding centrosomal protein of 68 kDa isoform X1, translating into MFFVVCCCCSLGLSVGTGWRARGSVSSCRRSSILMAVDVGKSLSEASLSGNAEDDGSWDCTEVEVDSPELTDSLHRLSGAEEAKPSPQGMDVAMSRHGHLATGVTQGDSSYHPAVSSASAHGFFRARANLSEKETLICRGAAGGDVPPRVSHWSLSSEEQQVKPSGCWDPASSPPSRRSSAEENILPDSCHAAPVGHRRQTLGAQSSSPSTPELLQPQTPPSPGSALRSRSMLSFSALSSGKSGLSEEPSGSLPASMDVPSPAATMATMATRDLWCRQGAAEGRALQAPFLDCRATVERIREVSSYQSDYWACAIPDSLPPSPDRCSPHWNPNKEYEDLLDYAYPLKPRYKLGRMPEPVLHDSGVGLDSFSASPEGTLRSTSIYGPRGGQAQGSRENGRWELVASAERFSTPGPGESGCSGARLFYEPSPIAKASFARSTSSRPSRGFVKDVRMESGGPSSPGHPAQVDGRSWCSRGSPFPNFTGQAKSTARFLPITGVLPLRKEWEGDEEFLSLPPRLQELERLAHFLSNLSVTVRTPRHDHHNLPRHRQPLSSGLAPFGEASGRDKRGNTEGYAGRWQPCSSRKPSWENTESCGWIHRDPLRGLHLPTGLRDTLDGMYRNEPRVRGHPMKSQQSESLVQCVKVFCCQLEELIRWLYDVADVTGSWVPPSPDAGSVTASLHRYLEFRKDVANHRSLTESVLERGEALLDCMASNSPALKDTLGLIAKQSEELESHAEHLYKSILAAVGPVQGKDEVEHEGDAAQSCPVELETQVFQECQPLTAG; encoded by the exons CTGCACCGGCTCTCAGGGGCAGAGGAAGCCAAGCCCAGCCCGCAAGGGATGGATGTGGCAATGAGCAGACACGGTCACTTGGCCACTGGTGTCACTCAGGGAGACTCCAGCTACCACCCAGCAGTGTCTTCAGCATCTGCACATGGATTTTTCAGAGCAAGAGCAAACCTTTCAGAGAAAGAGACGCTGATTTGTcgaggtgctgctggtggtgatgTGCCTCCTCGTGTCAGCCACTGGTCCCTCTCCTCAGAAGAGCAGCAG GTGAAGCCATCGGGCTGTTGGGATCCGGcatccagccctcccagccggcgcagctctgcagaggagaacATCCTTCCTGACAGCTGCCACGCCGCCCCTGTTGGCCATCGGAGACAAACTCTGGGAGCCCAATCCTCATCTCCCTCCaccccagagctcctgcagccccaaaccccccccagcccagggagcgCCCTGCGGAGCCGCTCCATGTTGAGCTTCTCCGCTCTGTCTTCGGGAAAGAGCGGCCTCTCCGAGGAGCCGTCGGGAAGCTTGCCAGCCAGCATGGAtgtcccttctccagcagccACCATGGCCACCATGGCCACCAGGGACCTGTGGTGCcgacagggagcagcagaaggcagggccctGCAGGCGCCTTTCCTCGATTGCCGCGCCACCGTGGAGCGCATCCGGGAGGTCTCCTCCTACCAGTCCGATTACTGGGCCTGTGCCATCCCGGATTCCTTACCCCCGTCTCCAGACCGTTGCTCGCCCCACTGGAACCCCAACAAAGAATATGAGGACTTGCTGGATTATGCTTATCCGCTGAAGCCGAGGTACAAGCTGGGAAGGATGCCAGAGCCTGTCCTCCATGACTCAGGAGTCGGCCTGGacagcttttctgcttctcctgagGGCACGCTGAGGTCCACCAGCATCTACGGCCCCCGAGGTGGGCAGGCtcagggaagcagagaaaatggaCGTTGGGAATTGGTGGCCTCTGCAGAGAGATTCTCCACCCCAGGGCCTGGAGAAAGCGGCTGCTCGGGAGCCAGATTGTTCTATGAACCTTCACCTATTGCCAAAGCATCCTTTGCAAGAAGCACTTCCTCTCGTCCTTCCAGAGGTTTTGTTAAGGATGTAAGGATGGAGTCAGGTGGGCCAAGTTCACCTGGGCACCCTGCCCAGGTGGATGGGAGGAGCTGGTGTTCCAGAGGGAGCCCTTTCCCAAACTTCACAGGGCAGGCAAAAAGCACTGCTAGGTTTTTACCTATCACAGGTGTGCTCCCCCTGAGAAAGGAGTGGGAAGGggatgaagaatttctttccctgcctccaagactgcaggagctggaaaggCTGGCTCATTTTCTGTCCAATCTTTCCGTAACTGTAAGGACGCCCAGGCATGACCACCATAACCTGCCACGTCACAGGCAGCCCCTTTCATCTGGGCTGGCTCCTTTTGGAGAAGCAAGTGGCAGGGACAAAAGAGGGAACACTGAGGGTTATGCTGGGCGgtggcagccctgcagctctcGAAAGCccagctgggaaaacacagaatcGTGTGGCTGGATCCATAGGGATCCCCTCCGGGGCCTTCATCTACCGACCGGTCTCAGGGACACGTTGGATGGGATGTACCGAAATGAGCCACGGGTCAGGGGACATCCAATGAAGAGCCAGCAGAGCGAGTCCCTTGTCCAGTGTGTCAAG GTGTTTTGCTgccagctggaggagctgatcCGTTGGCTGTACGACGTGGCCGATGTCACCGGCAGCTGGGTGCCCCCCTCGCCGGATGCCGGGAGCGTGACAGCATCGCTGCACCGCTACCTG gagttcaggaaggatgtggCCAACCACCGGAGCCTGACAGAGAGCGtgctggagaggggagaagcTCTCCTGGACTGCATGGCATCAAATTCCCCGG ctctgaaagACACGCTGGGTTTGATTGCAAAGCAGTCAGAAGAGCTGGAAAGCCACGCAGAGCACCTGTACAAGTCCATTCTTGCTGCTGtgggtcctgtgcagggcaaggACGAGGTGGAGCACGAGGGAGATGCAGCACAAAGCTGCCCTGTGG AACTGGAGACACAAGTGTTTCAGGAGTGTCAGCCTCTCACAGCAGGATAA
- the CEP68 gene encoding centrosomal protein of 68 kDa isoform X3 gives MFFVVCCCCSLGLSVGTGWRARGSVSSCRRSSILMAVDVGKSLSEASLSGNAEDDGSWDCTEVEVDSPELTDSLHRLSGAEEAKPSPQGMDVAMSRHGHLATGVTQGDSSYHPAVSSASAHGFFRARANLSEKETLICRGAAGGDVPPRVSHWSLSSEEQQVKPSGCWDPASSPPSRRSSAEENILPDSCHAAPVGHRRQTLGAQSSSPSTPELLQPQTPPSPGSALRSRSMLSFSALSSGKSGLSEEPSGSLPASMDVPSPAATMATMATRDLWCRQGAAEGRALQAPFLDCRATVERIREVSSYQSDYWACAIPDSLPPSPDRCSPHWNPNKEYEDLLDYAYPLKPRYKLGRMPEPVLHDSGVGLDSFSASPEGTLRSTSIYGPRGGQAQGSRENGRWELVASAERFSTPGPGESGCSGARLFYEPSPIAKASFARSTSSRPSRGFVKDVRMESGGPSSPGHPAQVDGRSWCSRGSPFPNFTGQAKSTARFLPITGVLPLRKEWEGDEEFLSLPPRLQELERLAHFLSNLSVTVRTPRHDHHNLPRHRQPLSSGLAPFGEASGRDKRGNTEGYAGRWQPCSSRKPSWENTESCGWIHRDPLRGLHLPTGLRDTLDGMYRNEPRVRGHPMKSQQSESLVQCVKVFCCQLEELIRWLYDVADVTGSWVPPSPDAGSVTASLHRYLEFRKDVANHRSLTESVLERGEALLDCMASNSPALKDTLGLIAKQSEELESHAEHLYKSILAAVGPVQGKDEVEHEGDAAQSCPVDDAASVRPGLR, from the exons CTGCACCGGCTCTCAGGGGCAGAGGAAGCCAAGCCCAGCCCGCAAGGGATGGATGTGGCAATGAGCAGACACGGTCACTTGGCCACTGGTGTCACTCAGGGAGACTCCAGCTACCACCCAGCAGTGTCTTCAGCATCTGCACATGGATTTTTCAGAGCAAGAGCAAACCTTTCAGAGAAAGAGACGCTGATTTGTcgaggtgctgctggtggtgatgTGCCTCCTCGTGTCAGCCACTGGTCCCTCTCCTCAGAAGAGCAGCAG GTGAAGCCATCGGGCTGTTGGGATCCGGcatccagccctcccagccggcgcagctctgcagaggagaacATCCTTCCTGACAGCTGCCACGCCGCCCCTGTTGGCCATCGGAGACAAACTCTGGGAGCCCAATCCTCATCTCCCTCCaccccagagctcctgcagccccaaaccccccccagcccagggagcgCCCTGCGGAGCCGCTCCATGTTGAGCTTCTCCGCTCTGTCTTCGGGAAAGAGCGGCCTCTCCGAGGAGCCGTCGGGAAGCTTGCCAGCCAGCATGGAtgtcccttctccagcagccACCATGGCCACCATGGCCACCAGGGACCTGTGGTGCcgacagggagcagcagaaggcagggccctGCAGGCGCCTTTCCTCGATTGCCGCGCCACCGTGGAGCGCATCCGGGAGGTCTCCTCCTACCAGTCCGATTACTGGGCCTGTGCCATCCCGGATTCCTTACCCCCGTCTCCAGACCGTTGCTCGCCCCACTGGAACCCCAACAAAGAATATGAGGACTTGCTGGATTATGCTTATCCGCTGAAGCCGAGGTACAAGCTGGGAAGGATGCCAGAGCCTGTCCTCCATGACTCAGGAGTCGGCCTGGacagcttttctgcttctcctgagGGCACGCTGAGGTCCACCAGCATCTACGGCCCCCGAGGTGGGCAGGCtcagggaagcagagaaaatggaCGTTGGGAATTGGTGGCCTCTGCAGAGAGATTCTCCACCCCAGGGCCTGGAGAAAGCGGCTGCTCGGGAGCCAGATTGTTCTATGAACCTTCACCTATTGCCAAAGCATCCTTTGCAAGAAGCACTTCCTCTCGTCCTTCCAGAGGTTTTGTTAAGGATGTAAGGATGGAGTCAGGTGGGCCAAGTTCACCTGGGCACCCTGCCCAGGTGGATGGGAGGAGCTGGTGTTCCAGAGGGAGCCCTTTCCCAAACTTCACAGGGCAGGCAAAAAGCACTGCTAGGTTTTTACCTATCACAGGTGTGCTCCCCCTGAGAAAGGAGTGGGAAGGggatgaagaatttctttccctgcctccaagactgcaggagctggaaaggCTGGCTCATTTTCTGTCCAATCTTTCCGTAACTGTAAGGACGCCCAGGCATGACCACCATAACCTGCCACGTCACAGGCAGCCCCTTTCATCTGGGCTGGCTCCTTTTGGAGAAGCAAGTGGCAGGGACAAAAGAGGGAACACTGAGGGTTATGCTGGGCGgtggcagccctgcagctctcGAAAGCccagctgggaaaacacagaatcGTGTGGCTGGATCCATAGGGATCCCCTCCGGGGCCTTCATCTACCGACCGGTCTCAGGGACACGTTGGATGGGATGTACCGAAATGAGCCACGGGTCAGGGGACATCCAATGAAGAGCCAGCAGAGCGAGTCCCTTGTCCAGTGTGTCAAG GTGTTTTGCTgccagctggaggagctgatcCGTTGGCTGTACGACGTGGCCGATGTCACCGGCAGCTGGGTGCCCCCCTCGCCGGATGCCGGGAGCGTGACAGCATCGCTGCACCGCTACCTG gagttcaggaaggatgtggCCAACCACCGGAGCCTGACAGAGAGCGtgctggagaggggagaagcTCTCCTGGACTGCATGGCATCAAATTCCCCGG ctctgaaagACACGCTGGGTTTGATTGCAAAGCAGTCAGAAGAGCTGGAAAGCCACGCAGAGCACCTGTACAAGTCCATTCTTGCTGCTGtgggtcctgtgcagggcaaggACGAGGTGGAGCACGAGGGAGATGCAGCACAAAGCTGCCCTGTGG atgatGCTGCCTCTGTCAGACCTGGACTTCGTTAG
- the CEP68 gene encoding centrosomal protein of 68 kDa isoform X5 produces MAVDVGKSLSEASLSGNAEDDGSWDCTEVEVDSPELTDSLHRLSGAEEAKPSPQGMDVAMSRHGHLATGVTQGDSSYHPAVSSASAHGFFRARANLSEKETLICRGAAGGDVPPRVSHWSLSSEEQQVKPSGCWDPASSPPSRRSSAEENILPDSCHAAPVGHRRQTLGAQSSSPSTPELLQPQTPPSPGSALRSRSMLSFSALSSGKSGLSEEPSGSLPASMDVPSPAATMATMATRDLWCRQGAAEGRALQAPFLDCRATVERIREVSSYQSDYWACAIPDSLPPSPDRCSPHWNPNKEYEDLLDYAYPLKPRYKLGRMPEPVLHDSGVGLDSFSASPEGTLRSTSIYGPRGGQAQGSRENGRWELVASAERFSTPGPGESGCSGARLFYEPSPIAKASFARSTSSRPSRGFVKDVRMESGGPSSPGHPAQVDGRSWCSRGSPFPNFTGQAKSTARFLPITGVLPLRKEWEGDEEFLSLPPRLQELERLAHFLSNLSVTVRTPRHDHHNLPRHRQPLSSGLAPFGEASGRDKRGNTEGYAGRWQPCSSRKPSWENTESCGWIHRDPLRGLHLPTGLRDTLDGMYRNEPRVRGHPMKSQQSESLVQCVKVFCCQLEELIRWLYDVADVTGSWVPPSPDAGSVTASLHRYLEFRKDVANHRSLTESVLERGEALLDCMASNSPALKDTLGLIAKQSEELESHAEHLYKSILAAVGPVQGKDEVEHEGDAAQSCPVELETQVFQECQPLTAG; encoded by the exons CTGCACCGGCTCTCAGGGGCAGAGGAAGCCAAGCCCAGCCCGCAAGGGATGGATGTGGCAATGAGCAGACACGGTCACTTGGCCACTGGTGTCACTCAGGGAGACTCCAGCTACCACCCAGCAGTGTCTTCAGCATCTGCACATGGATTTTTCAGAGCAAGAGCAAACCTTTCAGAGAAAGAGACGCTGATTTGTcgaggtgctgctggtggtgatgTGCCTCCTCGTGTCAGCCACTGGTCCCTCTCCTCAGAAGAGCAGCAG GTGAAGCCATCGGGCTGTTGGGATCCGGcatccagccctcccagccggcgcagctctgcagaggagaacATCCTTCCTGACAGCTGCCACGCCGCCCCTGTTGGCCATCGGAGACAAACTCTGGGAGCCCAATCCTCATCTCCCTCCaccccagagctcctgcagccccaaaccccccccagcccagggagcgCCCTGCGGAGCCGCTCCATGTTGAGCTTCTCCGCTCTGTCTTCGGGAAAGAGCGGCCTCTCCGAGGAGCCGTCGGGAAGCTTGCCAGCCAGCATGGAtgtcccttctccagcagccACCATGGCCACCATGGCCACCAGGGACCTGTGGTGCcgacagggagcagcagaaggcagggccctGCAGGCGCCTTTCCTCGATTGCCGCGCCACCGTGGAGCGCATCCGGGAGGTCTCCTCCTACCAGTCCGATTACTGGGCCTGTGCCATCCCGGATTCCTTACCCCCGTCTCCAGACCGTTGCTCGCCCCACTGGAACCCCAACAAAGAATATGAGGACTTGCTGGATTATGCTTATCCGCTGAAGCCGAGGTACAAGCTGGGAAGGATGCCAGAGCCTGTCCTCCATGACTCAGGAGTCGGCCTGGacagcttttctgcttctcctgagGGCACGCTGAGGTCCACCAGCATCTACGGCCCCCGAGGTGGGCAGGCtcagggaagcagagaaaatggaCGTTGGGAATTGGTGGCCTCTGCAGAGAGATTCTCCACCCCAGGGCCTGGAGAAAGCGGCTGCTCGGGAGCCAGATTGTTCTATGAACCTTCACCTATTGCCAAAGCATCCTTTGCAAGAAGCACTTCCTCTCGTCCTTCCAGAGGTTTTGTTAAGGATGTAAGGATGGAGTCAGGTGGGCCAAGTTCACCTGGGCACCCTGCCCAGGTGGATGGGAGGAGCTGGTGTTCCAGAGGGAGCCCTTTCCCAAACTTCACAGGGCAGGCAAAAAGCACTGCTAGGTTTTTACCTATCACAGGTGTGCTCCCCCTGAGAAAGGAGTGGGAAGGggatgaagaatttctttccctgcctccaagactgcaggagctggaaaggCTGGCTCATTTTCTGTCCAATCTTTCCGTAACTGTAAGGACGCCCAGGCATGACCACCATAACCTGCCACGTCACAGGCAGCCCCTTTCATCTGGGCTGGCTCCTTTTGGAGAAGCAAGTGGCAGGGACAAAAGAGGGAACACTGAGGGTTATGCTGGGCGgtggcagccctgcagctctcGAAAGCccagctgggaaaacacagaatcGTGTGGCTGGATCCATAGGGATCCCCTCCGGGGCCTTCATCTACCGACCGGTCTCAGGGACACGTTGGATGGGATGTACCGAAATGAGCCACGGGTCAGGGGACATCCAATGAAGAGCCAGCAGAGCGAGTCCCTTGTCCAGTGTGTCAAG GTGTTTTGCTgccagctggaggagctgatcCGTTGGCTGTACGACGTGGCCGATGTCACCGGCAGCTGGGTGCCCCCCTCGCCGGATGCCGGGAGCGTGACAGCATCGCTGCACCGCTACCTG gagttcaggaaggatgtggCCAACCACCGGAGCCTGACAGAGAGCGtgctggagaggggagaagcTCTCCTGGACTGCATGGCATCAAATTCCCCGG ctctgaaagACACGCTGGGTTTGATTGCAAAGCAGTCAGAAGAGCTGGAAAGCCACGCAGAGCACCTGTACAAGTCCATTCTTGCTGCTGtgggtcctgtgcagggcaaggACGAGGTGGAGCACGAGGGAGATGCAGCACAAAGCTGCCCTGTGG AACTGGAGACACAAGTGTTTCAGGAGTGTCAGCCTCTCACAGCAGGATAA